Genomic DNA from Entelurus aequoreus isolate RoL-2023_Sb linkage group LG25, RoL_Eaeq_v1.1, whole genome shotgun sequence:
ccatgtcttgggcactaatacacccccataccatcacagatgctggcttttcaactttgcgcctataacaatccgaatggttctttccctctttggtccggaggacacgacgtccacagtttccaaaaacaatttgaaatgtggactcgtcagaccacagaacacttttccactttgtatcagtccatcttagatgagctcaggcccagcgaagccaatggtgtttctgggtgttgttgataaacggttttcgccttgcataagagagttttaacttgcacttacagatgtagcgaccaactgtagttactgacagtgggtttctgaattgttcctgagcccatgtggtgatatcctttacacactgatgtcgcttgttgatacagtacagcctgagggatcgaaggtcacgggcttagctgcttacgtgcagtgatttctccagattctctgaaccctttgatgatattacggagcgtagatggtgaaatccctaaattccttgcaatagctggttgagaaaggtttttctttagctgttcaacaatttgctcacgcatttgttgacaaagtggtgaccctcgccccatccttgtttgtgaatgactgagcatttcatggaatctacttttatacccaatcatggcacccacctgttcccaatttgcctgttcacctgtgggatgttccaaataagtgtttgatgagcattcctcaactttatcagtatttattgccacctttcccaacttctttgtcatgtgttgctagcatcaaattctaaagttaatgattatttgccaaaaaaaaaggttatcagtttgaacatcaaatatgttgtctttgtagcatattcaactgaatatgggttgaaaatgatttgcaaatcattgtattccgtttatatttacatctaacacaatttcccaactcatatggaaactgggtttgtacaccaaataatatattacgagAATCGTGATGAATTAAATAGTctacccaagaatcggaatcgaaacaaatgGTCACACGTGACGTGCCCAGAGATTCCAAGAATTTGAAATAGCGACAAAGGAAATACAAACCTGGTTGTGTCACATTGTTCGACTGTACTGTATGCCGGTCTTGGAGGCGATGTTGGACCACGGTAGCAGAGATCGCAGCAGAGACTGCGCCTGTCGATACAGCCACTGTGGGATTGAGCACGGGCTCAGGCTGGCTAAGGTTGAACCTATGTGCTGGATATAGTCGGTGAGACAGTGCGTTAAGGAATAAGGTCATTGTGATTGTGTTTCACTTTGGATAACCAAAGAAAACAATAACATCAGACACGTTCATTGCTGCACAGAAAGTAtaatagctgtgtacaaacaaaacattaaaataatactttacagacactgtaatatgatcggtcatgtttttcagtcagtacagattggtgtcttatcgcagtgttgtgtattacaaactcaaacgtgtttcgtgctgacgtagacgCTAGCCTATCTCTtgtcgtagttagcttttacggctaataaatACggcagcacgccgatgtgttacgcTAGaagaagagttcctcagtgttcgctcttacataaACAATATTGCTACAGCTTTGTTTATGATACAGTTTACGTAACATAAATGGTAGCATTGATGTTTTTTGaaggcatttttaaagtgattaaaaggtagaattgattgctcccattaactgcattgctagccaccaagaacgagataatttttacatgttagcaaaaaaaacaaaatgtttgttttgttttcttgtctctcataatgattgtgaacgacaggcaaaataaaataaaaaattgcagttcccctttcagaaACTAGAAAATGCAGGTCATCTACTGTAACGTTGGTGATTATTATCAGTTTAAGGGAGCGGCTTCACACTGTGTATGGAAACACATAATTAGCTGTGtggggggactaaaaataaatagcgCCAGCCAAACGGTGGTTGTGATCGGTGTCTGTGAATGGCATTAAAAGAGATAAATCGACACAGGCCGAtcacattgtggaggggggcgtggcctgcgggcctgcagcggaacggggtgtgccaggaccggcctcaaagtcAGCGACAGTTGCgtaatggcccaggtgggccttgttgtctaatcacctgtcgctctgtataagcagcagccgggaggagagaggttgttggagctggagcgaGCGCACGAGCGAGAGCGACAAAAGGACACTCTCCGGGCAATGCTTGGTGGTctggagcagtggtccccaacctttttttaactgcggaccggtcaacgcttgaaaatttgtataataatatgcatcaaataagtactttctttctttctttttctatttCGACAGAAAAAAAGACATGTACTGCACGCAGTTctatatcttttaaactttatctaataatgcagcatatattatattatcatacattctaATCATTTTTGGGGtgaaaacatacataaatatctacttagccttatgatttcaaagcaagttatccatcaaattgtacactgtaaacatgacaatatgttttttttaaacatctcgGTCTTCAGAATCTTTTCATaagaaaaaaactgtggtaccatttttacatttacagtaatccaCTGCGAAAGCAGCAACCATATTTTTCATGCAaataacccccccaaaaaaactggcagctaaatcaccagatatttacagtaaaatagaatgtgaccattttactgtaaattttagggtaaaattctgccattttttgaccgcaaaatccacagatttttttcctacagtgtaggtaaaatatacatttactaatcaaatgcataggtaatCGTGTGACAATATCATGCAAGTAAtccttatacatgtatgtttcttTTATTAATGTTACAAGCGGCCGGCCCTCTGATGCCAGCCAaaactgcaacgtggccctcaatgaaaacgagtttgacacccctgttctagacggtTCAAGTATAATAGGTAAAAATTTTGCTTAACTTGTTTaaactttttctaacattccacacaacaaaataaaagtatgtatgatttgtgaTGATATCGGATCGGGTCAATATCCAATACTCTAGGctcaaacataccgtatttttcggactataagtcgctccggagtataagtcgctccggagtataactcgcactggccgaaaatgcataataaagaaggaaaaaaacatatataccgtattttccgcactataaggcgcacctaaaaacctctaaTTTTCTCAAAGgttgacagtgcaccttatatatgaccaatattgagccacaacaggtctcgcaactacgggatacataacgtaaccccagcctctactgtagcgtctattctatgcgccttataatgcggtgcgccttatatatgaacaaagttttaaaataggccattcattgaaggtgcgccttataatccggtgcgccttatagtgcggaaaatacggtaaatcgcactggagtataagtcgcattttttggggaaatttatttgataaaacccaacaccaagaatagacatttgaaaggcaatttaaaataaataaagaatagtgaaaaacaggctgaataagtgtacgttatatgaggcataaataaccaactgagaacgtgcctggtatgttaacgtaacatattatggtaagagtcattcaaataactataacatatagaacatgctatacgtttaccaaacaatctgtcactcctaatcgctaaatcccatcaaatcttatacgtctagtctcttacgtgaatgagctaaataatattatttgatattttacggtaatgtgttaataatttcacacataagtcgctcctgagtataagtcgcacccccggccaaactatgaaaaaaactgcgatttatagtccgaaaaatacggtaggtatcGTAAGTGAAAATTCATTGAGACACAGACCTCCGGCTAGCCTATGCCCAAAATTACTTTGTTTGATTAGgccttaattatgtttttttctgttaaaaggcATTAGTTTGTGTGTGTAAACCAATATGGAAATGTACTTCCCTTTTTCTGTGATTGGTGAATCATCCTTTCCGAATCATTACTACTGTTTTCCCCTGTTCCGTCCGTGCATAAGCCGAAAGGAAACCGACAAAAGGATATATAATTGTCCAAGGTGGATGACCCCCGTTGATGTAGAGAACATACGTGAAGCCGTCTTTGAGAACGCCGCGTATGGTGTAGTAGTAGGGCAGGTAGTGGTGTTGCTTGAAGTCCCTGTTCTCGTAGAAGTGGATGGCAGTGTTGTTGGTGGTGAGAACGTGCAGGTATATCGCCTTGCAGTGGTCCTGAGCTGTCGTGGAGATGTGCTCCTTCAGACTGTCCAGCAGTAGGGAGCCTGCACCGTGACACGGGCAGAACGCTCAGTCACGGAAAAAAGTGGGCTCCAAAATAATAACTATGAATTCATGTTCAGTACCTATGCCGTGTTTCCTGAAGTCTTTCACCACTCCCAGGCTGAGGATGTAGGCTACCTGTGTGTCCACAGGAAAACTGGAGGCAAGAATATCTCCATCCTGACACACACGCACAAAGATGTCACACATTGAAAATGAAAACAGATTGACATGAAGTCAATACATAATCAATACAGCATATTTAATTGAGGAACCATGGtgagaaaagttatttgtgtgCTGAAGTTAAAATAATCTgcagtaatctattgattaatttgtttgattaatccaattaaacaaactttatagcaggggtgtctaaactacgGCCCACAGGCCAAGTGCGGCCCGCCGGCATCTTAAATTTGGCATGCGAGACAGCACGAGTCCAATAAGCAACTTGACTTGGGCACGGTGTTTTCATATCATATACAAATAGCCAGCGGTCTGATAGCAATTTTGTCGTCACCTGGTGGCCAACAAAAGTAACTCAAGTCAGTGACTATTAATTACAAACCATAcacagcatttatttatatgacctTCCGTAGTCATGATGCAGCAAAAAAACATTTCCACCAGCACAAAAACTCAACTAACATGGTCACCCATAACACatacaaaaataatcaaaattacaccgatttaaatccattacaagggatgatggggaaaaatgcaaaagacactctccacacttatccatgtttggcacattttagctgcttgatattactgattgattaaaaaacttgAAGGAGGTTGTcacaaaagtaaacaaggtaggagtggaATTTTCACATACTGTTAATAacccattataattattattataatgataataatatttactcatatataaatacatacatatatatacatatttatataaacgcacacacacgtgtatatatatatatgtatgtacaaacacacacatatacagtatacacacgcagatatactgtacatacatacacacacacacacacacacacacacacacacacacacacacacacacacacacacacacatacatttatatatatatatatatatatatatatatatatatatatatatatatatatatatatatatatatatatatatatatatatatatatatatatatatatgtttttatttttttaaattatcaatcgatttagaatcgggatgaataagaacctAAATATCCAAATGTTTTCACATGTAAATTGATTATTTTGTGCAGCCCTAGaaacgaatgtgtgtgtgtgtgtgtatattatatatatatatatatatatatatatatatatatatatatatttacctgtAGTTACTctgcatgcagtcggctttcgtccCCTGGCCAAATGTTTTAAGCCCAATAATGCGGCCCCctagtcaaaaggtttggacgcccctgctttatAGCCTCAATACGTCTTTTAGGGAAAATATAGAACTTTATTGATAAAAAAATTTCTACAAATACACGTATCGTTGTGGAAGGCAACAGCGCCTCCTTGCCACACCTGCTGGATTAAAGATGTTCTGTATTTTCTAAAACTGGAGaaaattaggctgacattgaacggttgttctgtgaagtttcagCAAGTAGGGGGTGGTTTCCCAAAATGTGTATAAGGGACTCATCTCAAATTTAACCCCAACTGAAAAGTAGATAATTGAagagccttttgtctgctttaGTGTATTACTGCACCATTTTGGGGACATTCCGGAGTGCATGTGGCTTCATGCCAATATTTCCCTGTACTTGtttgactgatgcatgtttttttttatttttgtttatttaagttTTGTGAGTTAATAGTTTGGGGgagaaaaaaagaacatttgacatgtgtttaattgtatttctggactgtatatgttGAAAATTTTTCTgtctcaatgtttccttacctatattgctatgttgtctattaccattgttggtattttgtctattaccattgttggtatattcattcttcctacattgttgatacaaattattgttacagtgtaataattattgttacctgtggtaatgccactatgatacaacatttgtattataatccttaaacaaagtaacagtgaagctCATGGGAATAAACACTGAatagagaactgggggtgggattaaataaattatcttcttcccactccctttcaggcaaaactggataatcatgcattacatactatacattaccttttgcactatattaatttatagttttatgtgttgtcaacttgtactttttttttatgtcattgcctgaaataaatcaattcaaaaaaaaaaatactaaatgaaaatccaataaacaaatgtttaaaaagcgAAAAAGAAATACACATAATTGAAATGGCACTTATAACATTTGTGTCACtatatattaatttttaaaataacttaaaaaaacaaaaaaacaactgagtGTAACCTAGgtatttaaacaattttttttcgctGAGTGGTGCTGATCAAATGACATCTTCAATGTACTGTTTTTGCACTTTGGCACAATAAAATAACATCAGAGTACCCAATCCAGCTTTGCCTGGGCTGACTAGAGCCCTGCCTCACACACTCGCTTGCGGTTTACGCACAGAGCCTGTTGAGTTGTACTGCTTGGCACAAACTACTATCACACTACTTCAACGTACCTCTTTATGCACTTTAGTTCGACTTTTGATCTCGGCCACGATCATTCCCGCAATGCCTCCTCTGAAGGTGGCGGCGAGAGAGAAAAACTTCTTGTTTGAGGTGATGTCCTGGTACCATGAGTCTGGGTACCTGCGGTCACAGGTCAAGACATGCCACTTAGTTCGAGAGTTTGTCAAACGTAAACATAGAAAATAAGATTCATAATCGTCTTGCATAGTAAATAATAGGATTATTACTCAATTGGGAACCAATCACCGCAGAGCAGTTTGACACTCTCTATGTCATCGTGGCACAAGAACCGTAGCTGGACTTCACTGAGAGCTGTGGGAGGCACCACGTCACTCATTCACACCTGTAGGCACCAACACAGAGCAGAAAGACGCTGACTGAGCAGTCTGTTGAAGATGATACTGATAAGTAAGGTGGGACTCGTTCAGAATCAATTCAGattctggggtgacgattcgattgaaCATGATTTTCATGATGTATTATTCGGTATACATCtacggtacaggccaaaagtttggacacatcttctcattcaatgcgttttctttattttcatgtctatttacattgtagattgtcactgaaggcatcaaaactatgaatgaacacgtggagttatgtaccaaaaaaaaaaaaggtgaaataactgaaaacatgttttatattctagtttcttcaaaatagccactctttgctctgattactgctttgcacactcttggcattctctccatgagcttcaggacgtagtcacctgaaatggttttcacttcacgggtgtgcttgaagctcatgaagAGAATGCCAAGGGCTCAAagagcttttacatagtgaaacccaatatctaagttacatttaaaccagtgtgtgtggcactgggagcaggtgggtaaagtgtcttgcccaaggacacaacggcattgactaggatggcggaagcggggatcgaacctgaaaccctcaagttgctggcacggccactctaccaaccgagctataccgccccaaaagtACATTGCAAgaacagctgtcacatatactgtagtattgtacatggtaattgttatatattgtatatatgatacagacataatataatataatatattaggggtgtaacggtacgtgtatttgtattaaaccgttttggtacgggggtttcggttcggttcagaggtgtaccgaacgagtttccacacggacatattaagtagcgtaacgcacgttgtgtaaacaatgcacaccgaggcacaacacacggcatgctagcagctaacgggctacgatagactgaccatacgtcctcttttcaccggacatgtcctcttttgcggggctgtcccggCGGAGTTTCttgaatgcctcaaatgtccggcattttgagttagggttgtgtg
This window encodes:
- the nat15 gene encoding N-alpha-acetyltransferase 60 encodes the protein MSDVVPPTALSEVQLRFLCHDDIESVKLLCGDWFPIEYPDSWYQDITSNKKFFSLAATFRGGIAGMIVAEIKSRTKVHKEDGDILASSFPVDTQVAYILSLGVVKDFRKHGIGSLLLDSLKEHISTTAQDHCKAIYLHVLTTNNTAIHFYENRDFKQHHYLPYYYTIRGVLKDGFTYVLYINGGHPPWTIIDYIQHIGSTLASLSPCSIPQWLYRQAQSLLRSLLPWSNIASKTGIQYSRTM